One region of Camelina sativa cultivar DH55 chromosome 6, Cs, whole genome shotgun sequence genomic DNA includes:
- the LOC104790152 gene encoding root meristem growth factor 3 isoform X1: protein MTTLSKILCVLIILLLCFSFRYSLHEDGNQQSSGDFVSTAKATEYGDVMKKIIGGRKLMMMTNGEEEEEETTLKRGAGETERNSSKSVEEDGLVAYTADYWRAKHHPPKNN from the exons ATGACTACTTTGTCAAAGATTCTATGTGTGTTGATcattcttcttttatgtttctCCTTTCGATATTCACTTCATG AAGATGGGAATCAACAATCAAGCGGTGACTTCGTTTCAACTGCTAAG GCGACTGAATATGGTGATGTAATGAAGAAGATCATAGGAGGAAgaaaactgatgatgatgacaaatggagaagaagaagaagaagaaacaacactgAAGAGAGGAGctggagagacagagagaaactCGAGCAAAAGTGTTGAAGAGGATGGTCTCGTTGCTTACACTGCTGATTATTGGAGAGCTAAGCATCATCCTCCCAAGAACAACTAA
- the LOC104790152 gene encoding root meristem growth factor 3 isoform X2 produces MTTLSKILCVLIILLLCFSFRYSLHDGNQQSSGDFVSTAKATEYGDVMKKIIGGRKLMMMTNGEEEEEETTLKRGAGETERNSSKSVEEDGLVAYTADYWRAKHHPPKNN; encoded by the exons ATGACTACTTTGTCAAAGATTCTATGTGTGTTGATcattcttcttttatgtttctCCTTTCGATATTCACTTCATG ATGGGAATCAACAATCAAGCGGTGACTTCGTTTCAACTGCTAAG GCGACTGAATATGGTGATGTAATGAAGAAGATCATAGGAGGAAgaaaactgatgatgatgacaaatggagaagaagaagaagaagaaacaacactgAAGAGAGGAGctggagagacagagagaaactCGAGCAAAAGTGTTGAAGAGGATGGTCTCGTTGCTTACACTGCTGATTATTGGAGAGCTAAGCATCATCCTCCCAAGAACAACTAA
- the LOC109133417 gene encoding defensin-like protein 293, which produces MASKPTSLFLFFFLISCTFLLHETNASRKMGTSYIPLCGSRDDCDGIWCKGRGGKTGQCNMWPCNFDEYCRKIVRCKDLPGPYCMEGICTC; this is translated from the exons ATGGCGTCTAAACCAACATcgcttttcctcttcttctttctcatctctt GCACATTTTTGTTGCATGAAACCAATGCATCAAGAAAAATGGGTACAAGCTATATTCCACTGTGCGGATCAAGAGATGATTGTGATGGCATATGGTGTaaaggaagaggaggaaagaCTGGACAGTGTAACATGTGGCCTTGTAACTTTGATGAATATTGTCGTAAGATTGTTCGCTGCAAAGACTTGCCAGGACCATATTGTATGGAAGGAATATGTacttgttaa
- the LOC104790153 gene encoding heat shock protein 90-5, chloroplastic-like translates to MAPALSRSLYTTPLTSVPITPLSSSSSRLSHLRTSFLPRGGALRTGVSCTWNLEKRCERFAVKCDAAVAEKETTEEGSGEKFEYQAEVSRLLDLIVHSLYSHKEVFLRELVSNASDALDKLRFMSVTEPALLGDGGELEIRIKPDPDNGTITITDTGIGMTKEELIDCLGTIAQSGTSKFLKALKENKDLGADNGLIGQFGVGFYSAFLVAERIVVSTKSPKSDKQYVWESVADSSSYVIREETDPDNILRRGTQITLYLRDDDKYEFAESTRIKNLVKNYSQFVGFPIYTWQEKSRTVEVEEEEPVKEGEEGEPKKKKTTKTEKYWDWELANETKPLWMRNSKEVEKEEYNEFYKKAFNEFLDPLANTHFTTEGEVEFRSILYIPGMGPLNNEDVTNPKTKNIRLYVKRVFISDDFDGELFPRYLSFVKGVVDSDDLPLNVSREILQESRIVRIMRKRLIRKTFDMIQEISESENKEDYKKFWENFGRFLKLGCIEDTGNHKRITPLLRFFSSKNEEELTSLDEYIENMGENQKAIYYLATDSLKSAKSAPFLEKLIQKDIEVLYLVEPIDEVAIQNLQTYKEKKFVDISKEDLELGDEDEVKEREAKQEFNLLCDWIKQQLGEKVAKVQVSNRLSSSPCVLVSGKFGWSANMERLMKAQALGDTSSLEFMRGRRILEINPDHPIIKDLNAACKNAPESAEATRVVDLLYDTAIISSGFTPDSPAELGNKIYEMMAMAVGGRWGRVEEEEESSTVNGGDDKSGEAEVIEPSEVRAESDPWQD, encoded by the exons ATGGCTCCTGCTTTGAGTAGAAGTCTATACACGACTCCTTTGACTTCAGTTCCCATCACTccgctctcttcttcttcctctcgtctCTCTCATCTCAGAACCTCGTTTCTGCCTCGTGGCGGCGCTCTTAGAACCGGCGTTTCGTGTACCTGGAATCTCGAGAAGAGATGTGAACGATTCGCTGTGAAGTGTGACGCCGCCGTGGCTGAGAAAGAGACGACTGAGGAAGGCTCCGGTGAGAAGTTTGAGTACCAAGCCGAG GTTAGTAGATTGTTGGATTTGATTGTTCATAGCTTATACAGTCACAAGGAGGTGTTTCTCAGGGAACTTGTAAG TAATGCAAGTGATGCTTTGGATAAGTTGAGGTTCATGAGTGTAACAGAGCCTGCTTTGCTTGGTGATGGTGGAGAGCTTGAAATTAGGATTAAGCCTGATCCTGACAACGGAACCATTACCATAAC CGATACTGGTATTGGTATGACAAAGGAAGAACTTATAGACTGCCTTGGAACTATTGCTCAAAGTGGTACTTCGAAATTCTTGAAGGCTCTAAAG GAAAACAAGGACCTTGGTGCTGACAATGGTTTGATAGGACAGTTTGGTGTTGGGTTTTACTCTGCTTTCTTAGTTGCGGAAAGG ATTGTTGTTTCCACCAAAAGCCCCAAATCTGACAAGCAATATGTTTGGGAATCGGTAGCTGATAGTAGCTCATATGTgatcagagaagaaacagacCCTGATAACATTCTACGACGTGGAACGCAAATCACCTTGTATTTGAGG GACGATGACAAATACGAATTCGCGGAGTCTACGAGAATCAAGAACCTTGTGAAGAATTACTCTCAGTTCGTTGGGTTTCCCATCTATACATGGCAGGAAAAATCTAGGACTGTAGAG gttgaagaggaagaaccagtgaaggaaggagaagag GGTGagccaaagaaaaagaagacaactAAAACTGAGAAGTACTGGGATTGGGAACTAGCCAACGAGACTAAACCGCTTTGG ATGCGCAATTCAAAGGAAGTGGAAAAGGAAGAGTACAATGAGTTCTACAAAAAGGCTTTCAATGAGTTCTTGGATCCACTTGCTAACACACACTTCACAACTGAG GGTGAGGTTGAGTTCAGGAGCATTTTGTACATTCCTGGGATGGGTCCTCTTAATAACGAGGACGTGACAAACCCTAAGACAAAGAACATTCGTCTCTACGTGAAGCGTGTGTTTATCTCTGACGATTTTGATGGAGAACTT TTCCCGAGATACTTGAGCTTTGTGAAGGGTGTGGTAGACTCAGATGATCTTCCTCTTAACGTTTCCCGTGAAATTCTCCAAGAAAGCAGGATT GTAAGAATCATGAGAAAGAGGCTCATTAGGAAAACTTTTGACATGATTCAAGAAATCTCAgaaagtgaaaacaaagag GATTACAAAAAATTCTGGGAGAACTTTGGTAGATTCCTTAAATTGGGTTGTATCGAAGACACTGGTAACCACAAACGTATTACACCGCTTCTTAGATTCTTCAGTTCCAAGAATGAAGAGGAGTTGACAAGCTTGGATGAATATATCGAGAACATGGGAGAGAACCAAAAGGCGATCTACTACCTTGCAACCGATAGTCTAAAAAGTGCCAAGTCTGCCCCTTTCTTGGAGAAACTAATCCAAAAAGACATCGAG GTTTTGTACTTGGTTGAACCAATTGATGAGGTTGCAATTCAGAATTTACAAACctacaaagaaaagaagtttGTTGATATCAGCAAAGAAGATTTGGAACTCG gagatgaagatgaagtaaAGGAGAGGGAAGCTAAACAAGAGTTTAACCTTCTCTGTGACTGGATAAAACAGCAGCTCGGTGAAAAAGTTGCTAAAGTCCAAGTCTCAAATCGTTTGAGCTCTTCTCCTTGTGTGCTTGTCTCAGGCAAATTCGGATGGTCAGCTAACATGGAAAG ATTAATGAAGGCACAAGCTCTTGGAGACACTTCAAGCTTGGAGTTCATGAGAGGTAGGAGAATCCTAGAGATCAATCCAGATCATCCCATCATCAAAGACTTGAAT GCTGCTTGTAAGAATGCACCAGAGAGCGCTGAAGCAACAAGAGTGGTTGACCTCTTATATGACACTGCTATAATCTCAAGTGGATTTACT CCTGATAGCCCGGCTGAGCTGGGGAACAAGATATATGAGATGATGGCAATGGCGGTTGGAGGAAGATGGGgtagagttgaagaagaagaagaaagctcgaCTGTGAATGGAGGAGATGACAAAAGTGGAGAAGCAGAAGTAATTGAACCATCTGAAGTTAGGGCAGAGAGCGATCCTTGGCAAGATTGA